The following coding sequences are from one Streptococcus mitis window:
- a CDS encoding bifunctional methylenetetrahydrofolate dehydrogenase/methenyltetrahydrofolate cyclohydrolase, translating to MTQIIDGKALAAKLQGQLAEKTARLKEETVLVPGLVVILVGDNPASQVYVRNKERSALAAGFHSEVVRVPDTITQEELLDLIAKYNQDSAWHGILVQLPLPKHIDEEAVLLAIDPEKDVDGFHPLNMGRLWSGHPVMIPSTPAGIMEMFHEYGIDLEGKNAVVIGRSNIVGKPMAQLLLAKNATVTLTHSRTHNLAKVAAKADILVVAIGRSKFVTPDFVKPGAVVIDVGMNRDENGKLCGDVDYEAVAPLASHITPVPGGVGPMTITMLMEQTYQAAIRTLDKY from the coding sequence ATGACACAGATTATTGATGGGAAGGCTTTAGCGGCCAAATTGCAGGGGCAGTTGGCTGAAAAGACTGCAAGATTAAAGGAAGAAACAGTTCTAGTGCCTGGTTTGGTAGTGATTTTGGTTGGGGACAATCCAGCCAGCCAAGTCTACGTTCGTAACAAGGAGAGGTCAGCCCTTGCGGCTGGATTCCATAGTGAAGTTGTGCGAGTTCCAGATACCATTACTCAAGAGGAATTGTTAGACTTGATTGCCAAATACAATCAAGATTCAGCTTGGCATGGGATATTGGTCCAGTTACCATTACCAAAACATATCGATGAAGAGGCAGTTTTATTAGCCATTGACCCAGAAAAGGATGTGGATGGTTTCCATCCTCTAAACATGGGACGTCTTTGGTCTGGCCATCCAGTTATGATTCCTTCGACACCTGCAGGAATTATGGAAATGTTCCATGAATATGGGATTGACTTGGAAGGTAAAAATGCGGTCGTCATCGGTCGTTCAAACATTGTTGGAAAACCTATGGCTCAACTTCTTTTGGCCAAGAATGCTACAGTGACTTTGACCCATTCACGTACTCATAATCTTGCCAAGGTAGCTGCTAAAGCAGATATTCTTGTAGTAGCAATCGGTCGTTCCAAGTTTGTGACTCCTGACTTTGTCAAACCAGGTGCGGTAGTCATTGACGTTGGGATGAATCGTGATGAAAATGGTAAGCTCTGTGGGGATGTGGATTATGAGGCAGTTGCCCCACTTGCTAGCCATATTACGCCAGTTCCTGGAGGTGTAGGTCCTATGACCATTACTATGCTGATGGAGCAAACTTATCAAGCAGCGATTCGGACATTGGACAAGTACTAG
- a CDS encoding HAD family hydrolase, with product MKYHDYIWDLGGTLLDNYETSTAAFVETLALYGITQDHDSVYQALKVSTDFAIEAFAPNLEHFLEKYKENEARELEHPILFEGVSELLKDISNQGGRHFLVSHRNDQVLEILEKTSIAAYFTEVVTSSSGFKRKPNPESMIYLREKYQICSGLVIGDRPIDIEAGKAAGLNNHLFTSIVNLRQVLDM from the coding sequence ATGAAATATCACGATTATATCTGGGATTTAGGTGGAACTTTACTGGATAATTACGAAACTTCAACAGCTGCATTTGTTGAAACATTGGCATTGTATGGCATCACACAAGACCATGACAGTGTCTATCAGGCTTTAAAGGTTTCTACTGATTTTGCGATTGAGGCATTCGCTCCCAACTTAGAGCATTTTTTAGAAAAATACAAGGAAAATGAAGCCAGAGAGCTTGAACACCCGATTTTGTTTGAAGGAGTGTCTGAATTATTGAAAGATATCTCCAATCAAGGTGGGCGTCATTTCTTGGTTTCTCACCGAAATGATCAGGTCTTGGAAATTTTAGAAAAAACCTCTATAGCAGCTTATTTTACAGAAGTAGTGACTTCTAGCTCAGGCTTTAAGAGAAAACCGAATCCTGAGTCCATGATTTATTTAAGAGAAAAATATCAGATTTGCTCTGGTCTTGTCATTGGTGATCGGCCGATTGATATTGAAGCAGGTAAAGCTGCAGGATTGAATAACCACTTGTTTACCAGTATCGTGAATTTAAGACAAGTATTAGACATGTAA
- the gyrB gene encoding DNA topoisomerase (ATP-hydrolyzing) subunit B translates to MTEEIKNLQAQDYDASQIQVLEGLEAVRMRPGMYIGSTSKEGLHHLVWEIVDNSIDEALAGFASHIQVFIEPDNSITVVDDGRGIPVDIQEKTGRPAVETVFTVLHAGGKFGGGGYKVSGGLHGVGSSVVNALSTQLDVHVHKNGKIHYQEYRRGHVVADLEVVGDTDRTGTTVHFTPDPEIFTETTTFDFDKLNKRIQELAFLNRGLQISITDKREGLEQTKHYHYEGGIASYVEYINENKDVIFDTPIYTDGEMDDITVEVAMQYTTGYHENVMSFANNIHTHEGGTHEQGFRTALTRVINDYARKNKLLKDNEDNLTGEDVREGLTAVISVKHPNPQFEGQTKTKLGNSEVVKITNRLFSDAFSDFLMENPQIAKRIVEKGILAAKARVAAKRAREVTRKKSGLEISNLPGKLADCSSNNPAETELFIVEGDSAGGSAKSGRNREFQAILPIRGKILNVEKASMDKILANEEIRSLFTAMGTGFGAEFDVSKARYQKLVLMTDADVDGAHIRTLLLTLIYRYMKPILEAGYVYIAQPPIYGVKVGSEIKEYIQPGADQEIKLQEALARHSEGRAKPTIQRYKGLGEMDDHQLWETTMDPEHRLMARVSVDDAAEADKIFDMLMGDRVEPRREFIEENAVYSTLDV, encoded by the coding sequence ATGACAGAAGAAATCAAAAATCTGCAGGCACAGGATTATGATGCCAGTCAAATTCAAGTTTTAGAGGGCCTAGAGGCTGTTCGTATGCGTCCAGGGATGTATATCGGATCAACCTCAAAAGAAGGTCTTCACCATCTAGTCTGGGAAATTGTTGATAACTCAATTGACGAGGCCTTGGCAGGATTTGCCAGCCATATTCAAGTCTTTATTGAACCAGATAATTCGATTACTGTTGTCGATGATGGACGCGGTATTCCAGTCGATATTCAGGAAAAAACAGGTCGACCTGCCGTTGAGACTGTCTTTACTGTTCTGCACGCTGGAGGAAAGTTTGGCGGTGGCGGCTATAAAGTTTCAGGTGGTCTTCATGGAGTAGGGTCATCAGTCGTCAATGCTCTTTCCACTCAATTAGACGTTCATGTCCACAAAAACGGTAAAATTCATTACCAAGAATACCGTCGTGGTCATGTTGTTGCAGACCTTGAGGTGGTTGGGGATACAGATAGAACTGGAACAACAGTTCACTTCACACCGGACCCAGAAATCTTCACTGAAACAACAACCTTTGATTTTGATAAATTAAATAAACGGATTCAAGAGTTAGCCTTTCTAAATCGCGGTCTTCAAATCTCTATCACTGATAAGCGTGAGGGGCTAGAACAAACTAAACATTATCATTATGAAGGTGGGATTGCTAGTTACGTTGAATATATCAATGAGAACAAGGATGTTATCTTTGATACACCAATCTACACCGATGGTGAGATGGATGATATCACAGTCGAAGTAGCTATGCAATACACAACTGGTTACCATGAAAACGTCATGAGTTTCGCCAACAATATTCATACCCATGAAGGTGGAACGCATGAACAAGGTTTCCGTACGGCACTAACTCGCGTTATCAACGATTATGCTCGTAAAAATAAGTTACTGAAAGACAATGAAGACAACCTAACAGGAGAAGATGTCCGAGAAGGATTAACTGCAGTTATCTCAGTTAAACACCCAAATCCACAGTTTGAAGGACAAACCAAGACCAAATTGGGAAATAGTGAAGTGGTTAAGATTACCAATCGTCTTTTCAGCGATGCTTTCTCTGATTTTCTCATGGAAAATCCGCAGATCGCAAAGCGCATCGTGGAAAAAGGGATTTTAGCTGCCAAGGCTCGTGTGGCTGCCAAGCGTGCGCGTGAAGTCACTCGTAAAAAATCTGGTTTGGAAATTTCCAACCTTCCAGGGAAATTAGCAGACTGTTCTTCTAACAATCCTGCGGAAACAGAACTCTTTATCGTCGAAGGAGACTCAGCGGGTGGATCAGCCAAATCTGGTCGTAACCGTGAGTTCCAGGCTATCCTTCCAATTCGCGGTAAGATTTTGAACGTTGAAAAAGCAAGTATGGATAAGATTCTTGCTAATGAAGAAATTCGCAGTCTTTTCACAGCGATGGGAACTGGATTTGGTGCAGAATTCGATGTTTCAAAAGCCCGTTACCAAAAGCTCGTTTTGATGACCGATGCCGATGTCGATGGAGCCCATATTCGTACTCTTCTTCTAACCTTGATTTATCGTTATATGAAACCAATACTAGAAGCTGGTTATGTTTATATTGCCCAACCTCCAATCTATGGTGTCAAGGTTGGAAGCGAGATTAAAGAATATATCCAGCCAGGAGCGGATCAAGAAATTAAACTCCAAGAAGCCTTGGCCCGCCATAGTGAAGGACGTGCCAAACCAACCATTCAGCGTTATAAAGGTTTGGGTGAAATGGATGATCACCAGTTGTGGGAAACAACCATGGATCCCGAACATCGCTTAATGGCAAGAGTTTCTGTAGATGATGCTGCAGAAGCAGATAAAATCTTTGATATGTTGATGGGGGATCGAGTAGAGCCTCGTCGTGAATTTATCGAAGAAAATGCCGTCTATAGTACACTTGATGTCTAA
- a CDS encoding DUF1797 family protein, whose translation MESHLVRIINRLEAMTKDGGNLKRNFEREGVVVAEVAYSHDEENGSIFTLRDVEARETYTFDSIDLIAMEIYELLY comes from the coding sequence ATGGAATCACATTTGGTTAGAATCATCAACCGCCTTGAAGCAATGACAAAAGACGGTGGAAATTTAAAACGTAATTTTGAACGCGAAGGAGTTGTTGTTGCAGAAGTTGCATACAGCCACGACGAAGAAAACGGCTCAATCTTTACCCTTCGTGATGTCGAAGCTCGCGAAACTTATACGTTTGACAGCATTGACTTGATTGCAATGGAGATTTACGAACTTCTCTACTAA
- a CDS encoding amino acid ABC transporter ATP-binding protein: protein MTETLIKIENLHKSFGKNEVLKGINLEIKRGEVVVIIGPSGSGKSTLLRSMNLLEEATKGKVIFEGVDITDKKNDLFAMREKMGMVFQQFNLFPNMTVMENITLSPIKTKGESKEVAEKRAQELLEKVGLPDKATAYPQSLSGGQQQRIAIARGLAMEPDVLLFDEPTSALDPEMVGEVLAVMQDLAKSGMTMVIVTHEMGFAREVADRVIFMADGVVVEDGTPEQIFEQTQEQRTKDFLSKVL from the coding sequence ATGACAGAAACCTTGATAAAAATTGAAAATTTACATAAATCATTTGGAAAGAATGAAGTATTGAAGGGCATCAACCTCGAGATTAAAAGAGGAGAAGTTGTCGTTATCATCGGTCCTTCAGGGAGCGGGAAATCTACCTTGCTTCGCTCTATGAATTTGTTGGAAGAAGCGACCAAGGGGAAGGTTATCTTTGAGGGAGTCGATATTACGGACAAGAAGAATGACCTGTTTGCCATGCGTGAGAAGATGGGCATGGTTTTCCAACAATTTAATCTCTTTCCTAATATGACTGTGATGGAAAATATCACCTTGTCTCCTATCAAGACCAAAGGTGAAAGTAAGGAAGTTGCAGAGAAGAGAGCTCAGGAACTTTTGGAAAAAGTTGGTTTACCAGATAAGGCAACTGCTTATCCACAGAGTTTGTCAGGTGGTCAGCAACAGCGGATTGCCATCGCGCGTGGTTTAGCTATGGAACCAGATGTTTTGCTCTTTGACGAGCCAACTTCAGCCCTGGACCCTGAAATGGTAGGTGAGGTGTTGGCTGTTATGCAAGACTTAGCCAAGTCAGGAATGACCATGGTTATCGTAACACATGAAATGGGATTTGCTCGTGAGGTGGCAGACCGTGTCATCTTTATGGCAGACGGTGTGGTTGTTGAAGATGGAACACCTGAACAGATTTTTGAACAAACCCAAGAACAACGGACTAAAGACTTCTTGAGTAAGGTTTTATAA
- a CDS encoding ATP-dependent Clp protease ATP-binding subunit, whose amino-acid sequence MLCQNCKINDSTIHLYTNLNGKQKQIDLCQNCYKIIKTDPNNSLFKGMTDLNNRDFDPFGDFFNDLNNFRPSNNTPPTPPTQSGGGYGGNGGYGSQNRGPAQTPPPSQEKGLLEEFGINVTEIARRGDIDPVIGRDDEIIRVIEILNRRTKNNPVLIGEPGVGKTAVVEGLAQKIVDGDVPHKLQGKQVIRLDVVSLVQGTGIRGQFEERMQKLMEEIRKREDIILFIDEIHEIVGAGSAGDGNMDAGNILKPALARGELQLVGATTLNEYRIIEKDAALERRMQPVKVDEPTVEETITILKGIQKKYEDYHHVQYTDAAIEAAATLSNRYIQDRFLPDKAIDLLDEAGSKMNLTLNFVDPKVIDQRLIEAENLKSQATREEDFEKAAYFRDQIAKYKEMQKKKVTDQDTPIISEKTIEHIIEQKTNIPVGDLKEKEQSQLIHLAEDLKSHVIGQDDAVDKIAKAIRRNRVGLGTPNRPIGSFLFVGPTGVGKTELSKQLAIELFGSADSMIRFDMSEYMEKHSVAKLVGAPPGYVGYDEAGQLTEKVRRNPYSLILLDEVEKAHPDVMHMFLQVLDDGRLTDGQGRTVSFKDAIIIMTSNAGTGKAEASVGFGAAREGRTNSVLGELGNFFSPEFMNRFDGIIEFKALSKDNLLQIVELMLADVNKRLSSNNIHLDVTDKVKEKLVDLGYDPKMGARPLRRTIQDYIEDAITDYYLENPSEKDLKAVMTSKGKIQIKSAKKSEVKTSEKEV is encoded by the coding sequence ATGCTTTGTCAAAACTGTAAAATCAACGACTCAACAATTCATCTTTACACCAATCTCAATGGAAAACAAAAACAAATTGACCTCTGTCAAAACTGCTACAAGATTATCAAGACTGATCCTAACAACAGTCTCTTTAAAGGTATGACGGATTTGAACAATCGTGACTTTGATCCTTTCGGCGATTTCTTCAACGACCTAAACAATTTCAGACCTTCTAACAATACTCCTCCAACTCCCCCAACCCAATCAGGTGGAGGCTACGGTGGAAACGGCGGTTATGGCTCCCAAAATCGTGGACCTGCCCAAACTCCGCCTCCTAGCCAAGAAAAAGGCCTGCTAGAAGAATTTGGTATCAATGTAACTGAGATTGCTCGTCGTGGCGATATTGACCCCGTTATTGGACGCGACGATGAGATTATCCGTGTCATCGAGATTCTCAATCGTAGAACCAAGAATAATCCTGTTCTTATCGGTGAACCTGGTGTCGGAAAAACTGCCGTTGTCGAAGGTCTAGCTCAGAAAATTGTTGATGGCGATGTTCCACATAAACTCCAAGGCAAACAAGTCATCCGTTTGGATGTAGTTAGCTTAGTTCAAGGAACGGGTATCCGTGGACAATTTGAAGAACGCATGCAAAAACTCATGGAAGAAATTCGCAAACGTGAGGATATTATCCTCTTTATCGATGAAATCCATGAAATTGTTGGTGCGGGGTCTGCGGGCGATGGCAATATGGACGCAGGAAATATCCTCAAGCCAGCCCTTGCTCGTGGGGAACTGCAACTGGTCGGTGCCACTACCCTCAATGAATACCGTATCATTGAAAAAGATGCTGCCCTAGAGCGTCGTATGCAACCTGTTAAGGTCGATGAACCAACCGTAGAAGAAACAATCACTATCCTCAAAGGAATTCAAAAGAAATACGAAGACTACCACCACGTTCAATATACTGATGCTGCAATTGAAGCAGCTGCAACTCTTTCCAATCGCTACATCCAAGATCGCTTCTTACCTGACAAGGCCATTGACCTCCTAGATGAAGCAGGTTCTAAGATGAACTTAACCTTGAATTTTGTAGATCCTAAAGTGATTGATCAGCGCTTGATTGAAGCTGAAAATCTCAAATCTCAAGCTACACGAGAGGAAGATTTTGAGAAGGCTGCCTATTTCCGCGACCAGATTGCCAAGTATAAGGAAATGCAAAAGAAAAAGGTCACAGACCAAGATACTCCTATCATCAGTGAGAAAACCATTGAGCACATTATCGAGCAGAAAACCAACATTCCTGTTGGCGATTTGAAAGAGAAAGAACAATCTCAACTCATCCATCTAGCCGAGGATCTCAAGTCTCATGTTATTGGACAAGACGATGCTGTCGATAAGATTGCCAAGGCTATTCGCCGTAATCGTGTCGGACTTGGGACCCCTAATCGTCCAATTGGAAGTTTCCTCTTTGTTGGACCAACTGGTGTCGGTAAGACAGAACTTTCCAAACAACTAGCCATTGAACTTTTTGGTTCTGCTGACAGCATGATTCGCTTTGACATGAGTGAATACATGGAAAAACATAGCGTTGCTAAGTTGGTCGGTGCCCCTCCAGGTTATGTTGGCTATGATGAGGCTGGGCAATTAACTGAAAAAGTCCGCCGTAATCCATATTCTCTTATTCTCTTGGATGAAGTAGAGAAAGCCCATCCAGATGTTATGCATATGTTCCTCCAGGTCTTGGACGATGGTCGTTTGACAGATGGGCAAGGACGTACCGTTAGCTTCAAGGATGCCATCATTATCATGACCTCAAATGCAGGTACAGGTAAGGCCGAAGCCAGCGTTGGATTTGGTGCTGCTAGAGAAGGACGTACCAATTCTGTTCTCGGTGAACTCGGTAACTTCTTTAGCCCAGAGTTTATGAACCGTTTTGATGGTATTATCGAATTTAAGGCTCTCAGCAAGGATAACCTCCTTCAGATTGTCGAGCTTATGCTAGCAGATGTTAACAAACGTCTTTCAAGTAACAACATTCATTTAGATGTAACTGACAAGGTCAAGGAAAAATTAGTTGACCTCGGTTATGATCCAAAAATGGGGGCACGCCCACTTCGTCGTACTATTCAAGACTATATTGAGGACGCAATCACTGACTACTACCTTGAAAATCCAAGCGAAAAAGACCTCAAGGCAGTTATGACCAGCAAGGGCAAGATTCAAATTAAGTCTGCCAAAAAATCTGAAGTAAAAACTTCTGAAAAAGAAGTATAA
- a CDS encoding GNAT family N-acetyltransferase, producing MGDIIYREARLEESEKIGKLLANSFLDYPFLTILKDDLKKPDSYPAFVETLQILLTRVYIKKGNCLVAEQDGELLAVALLQQKDFCILSYLRNGGTNIFRYIRPRNLFKYFDFIKRSKKHLEQAGEFDWYLMALAVNTASKGQGIGSTFLTQGIEPYVKSKGCKHLGFITSTARNASFYEKNDYVLLNFMEIEYGSRSIGNWAFLKTMNE from the coding sequence ATGGGAGATATCATATATAGAGAGGCAAGACTTGAAGAAAGCGAAAAAATTGGAAAACTATTAGCTAATTCCTTTCTTGACTATCCTTTTTTAACGATTTTAAAAGACGATTTGAAGAAACCTGACTCCTATCCTGCTTTTGTAGAAACATTGCAAATTCTGCTTACTAGAGTCTATATTAAAAAAGGAAACTGTTTAGTTGCGGAACAAGATGGAGAATTACTAGCAGTCGCCCTTTTGCAACAAAAGGATTTCTGTATACTATCCTATCTACGAAATGGCGGAACAAACATTTTTCGCTACATTCGACCACGAAATCTTTTTAAATACTTTGACTTTATAAAACGTTCCAAAAAGCACTTAGAACAAGCAGGAGAGTTTGATTGGTATTTGATGGCTTTAGCTGTTAATACAGCAAGTAAGGGACAGGGAATTGGCAGTACTTTTCTGACACAAGGGATTGAACCTTATGTCAAATCAAAAGGCTGTAAACACTTGGGTTTCATTACCAGCACAGCTAGAAATGCCTCATTCTACGAAAAAAACGATTATGTCCTACTAAACTTTATGGAGATAGAATACGGTTCAAGATCAATTGGTAACTGGGCATTTTTAAAAACAATGAATGAATAA
- a CDS encoding NUDIX hydrolase, with protein sequence MANPTFGEKKENVTYQHRYGVYAVIPDAEQKQIVLVQAPNGAWFLPGGEIEAGENHQEALKRELIEELGFTAEIGTYYGQADEYFYSRHRDTYYYNPAYLYEATSFKEVQKPLEDFNHIAWFPIDEAIENLKRGSHKWAIQSWKKQHKID encoded by the coding sequence ATGGCAAATCCAACCTTTGGAGAAAAAAAAGAGAATGTAACCTACCAGCACCGTTATGGCGTATATGCAGTTATCCCTGATGCTGAACAAAAACAAATTGTTCTTGTTCAAGCACCCAATGGCGCTTGGTTCCTACCAGGTGGTGAAATTGAAGCTGGTGAGAACCATCAGGAAGCCTTAAAACGTGAATTGATTGAAGAGCTTGGCTTCACAGCTGAAATTGGTACCTATTACGGACAAGCTGACGAATATTTCTACTCTCGTCACCGTGACACCTACTACTACAATCCTGCCTACCTCTATGAAGCGACTTCTTTCAAAGAAGTGCAAAAACCACTAGAGGACTTTAATCATATTGCCTGGTTCCCTATTGACGAGGCTATTGAAAATCTCAAACGTGGTAGCCATAAATGGGCAATCCAATCTTGGAAAAAACAGCATAAGATTGACTAA
- a CDS encoding amino acid ABC transporter permease — MNFSFLPKYLPYFNYGAVVTVLISICVVFLGTILGVVLAFGQRSKFKPLVWLANLYVWIFRGTPMMVQIMIAFALMHINAPTIQVGILGVDLSRLIPGILIISMNSGAYVSETVRAGINAVPKGQLEAAYSLGIRPKNAMRYVILPQAIKNILPALGNEFITIIKDSSLLSAIGVMELWNGATTVSTTTYLPLTPLLFAAFYYLIMTSILTVALKAFEKRMGQGDKK; from the coding sequence ATGAATTTTTCTTTTTTACCTAAGTATTTACCTTATTTTAACTATGGGGCTGTTGTGACGGTTCTCATTTCTATCTGTGTTGTCTTTTTGGGAACTATTTTGGGTGTTGTCTTGGCTTTTGGGCAACGTTCAAAGTTTAAACCGCTTGTTTGGCTCGCCAACTTGTACGTTTGGATTTTCCGTGGGACACCGATGATGGTTCAGATTATGATTGCCTTTGCTCTTATGCATATCAATGCTCCGACTATTCAGGTTGGGATTTTGGGTGTTGATCTTTCTCGTTTGATTCCAGGGATTCTGATTATCTCTATGAACAGTGGTGCTTATGTTTCTGAGACTGTTCGTGCTGGGATTAATGCGGTTCCAAAAGGTCAGCTAGAGGCGGCCTATTCTTTAGGAATTCGTCCTAAAAATGCTATGCGTTATGTGATTTTGCCACAAGCAATCAAAAATATTTTGCCAGCATTGGGGAACGAATTTATCACCATTATCAAGGACAGCTCCCTCTTATCAGCTATCGGTGTTATGGAGTTGTGGAACGGGGCTACAACAGTTTCTACAACAACCTATCTACCTTTAACACCACTTTTATTTGCAGCCTTTTACTACTTGATTATGACCTCTATTTTGACAGTAGCCTTGAAAGCTTTTGAAAAACGTATGGGACAAGGAGATAAGAAATAA
- the ezrA gene encoding septation ring formation regulator EzrA, producing the protein MSGSLVVYLIIAIAIILLISYAIAIYVRKRNESKLAILEEKKEELYNLPVNDEVEAVKNMHLIGQSQVTFREWNQKWVDLSLNSFADIENNLFEAEGYNNSFRFFKASHQIDQIESQITLIEEDIAAIRNALADLEKQESKNSGRVLHTLDLFEELQHRVADHSEEYGQGLSEIEKQLENIQSEFSQFVTLNTSGDPVEAAVILDNAENHILALSHIVDRLPAIVKTLSKELPDQLEDLEDGYRKLLDANYHFAETDIESRFQLLYEALKKNHENVAQLELDNAEYENTQVQEEINALYDIFTREIAAQKVVEGLVATLPTYLKHMKDSNAVLVEDIQRLSNNYLLSETDVSHVHRLQAELESLEESVLELTSEQEEHSEPYSFLEDRLENLQATLKEIEDEQVAVSQRLAQIEKDDINARQKANVYVNRLHTIKRYMEKRNLPGIPQNFLQLFFTASNHTEELMAELEEAQVNIEAVNRMLEITTNDMEALEEETYNIVQYATLTEQLLQYSNRYRSFDERIQEAFNESLEIFEKEFDYHASFDKISQALEVAEPGVTNRFVTSYEKTRETIRF; encoded by the coding sequence ATGTCTGGTAGTCTAGTAGTATATCTTATAATTGCAATTGCAATTATATTGCTGATTTCATATGCTATAGCAATTTATGTACGGAAACGCAATGAAAGTAAATTAGCAATTTTAGAAGAGAAAAAAGAAGAGCTGTACAATCTTCCAGTTAATGATGAAGTTGAAGCTGTTAAAAATATGCACTTGATTGGACAAAGTCAAGTGACTTTCCGTGAATGGAACCAAAAATGGGTTGACCTATCTCTTAACTCTTTTGCCGATATCGAAAATAATCTTTTCGAGGCAGAAGGCTATAACAATTCATTCCGTTTTTTCAAGGCTAGTCATCAAATTGACCAAATCGAGAGCCAAATTACCTTGATTGAAGAAGATATTGCGGCAATTCGCAATGCCTTGGCTGATTTGGAGAAACAAGAGTCTAAAAATAGTGGACGTGTTCTTCATACCTTGGACTTGTTTGAAGAGTTGCAACACCGAGTTGCTGATCATTCTGAAGAATATGGACAAGGTTTGTCTGAAATCGAAAAACAATTGGAAAATATCCAATCAGAGTTTTCTCAGTTTGTTACTTTGAACACTTCAGGTGACCCAGTAGAAGCTGCTGTGATTTTGGATAATGCTGAGAATCATATCTTGGCTTTGAGTCATATTGTTGACCGCTTGCCAGCAATTGTAAAAACATTATCTAAAGAGTTACCTGATCAATTGGAAGATTTGGAGGATGGTTACCGTAAGCTTTTAGATGCTAACTATCATTTTGCTGAGACGGACATTGAGTCTCGCTTCCAATTGCTTTATGAAGCTTTGAAGAAAAACCACGAAAATGTTGCTCAATTAGAGTTGGATAATGCTGAGTACGAAAATACTCAAGTTCAAGAAGAAATCAATGCACTCTATGATATCTTTACACGAGAAATCGCTGCTCAAAAAGTAGTAGAAGGCTTAGTTGCCACCCTTCCTACGTATTTGAAACACATGAAAGATAGTAATGCTGTTTTAGTAGAAGATATTCAACGATTAAGTAATAACTACCTGCTTTCTGAAACGGATGTTAGTCATGTTCACAGATTACAAGCTGAGTTAGAATCTTTAGAAGAATCTGTATTGGAATTAACTTCTGAACAAGAGGAACATTCTGAACCTTATTCATTCCTTGAAGATCGTTTGGAAAACTTACAAGCGACTTTGAAAGAAATTGAGGATGAACAAGTTGCGGTTAGTCAACGTCTTGCTCAGATTGAAAAAGATGACATCAATGCTCGCCAGAAGGCAAATGTTTATGTCAATCGTCTTCATACAATTAAGAGATATATGGAAAAACGCAATCTTCCAGGTATTCCTCAGAATTTCTTACAGTTGTTCTTTACAGCAAGTAATCATACTGAAGAGTTGATGGCTGAGCTAGAAGAAGCCCAGGTCAATATCGAAGCTGTGAACCGTATGCTTGAAATTACAACAAATGATATGGAAGCACTTGAAGAAGAAACCTATAATATTGTTCAATATGCAACATTGACAGAACAATTACTACAGTATTCGAACCGCTACCGCTCATTTGATGAACGAATTCAGGAAGCCTTTAATGAATCATTAGAAATTTTTGAAAAAGAATTTGATTACCATGCTTCATTTGATAAGATTTCGCAAGCTTTGGAAGTTGCAGAACCAGGTGTAACCAACCGTTTTGTCACTTCATACGAAAAAACACGTGAGACGATTCGTTTCTAA
- a CDS encoding DUF1827 family protein, whose amino-acid sequence MKLINTTNSHSQLVKSQLESTDATLVEVYSAGNTDVIFTQAPLHYEILISNKHRAIREPEIEAIQEFFLKRKIDKDSIDEANIKTLYSEKLIGISIPTK is encoded by the coding sequence ATGAAGCTTATCAATACGACAAACTCACACTCGCAACTTGTAAAAAGCCAGCTAGAAAGTACAGATGCAACCCTTGTTGAGGTTTATTCTGCAGGGAATACAGATGTTATTTTTACTCAAGCTCCGCTTCACTATGAAATCCTCATCTCAAACAAACACCGTGCTATTCGCGAACCTGAAATCGAAGCTATTCAAGAATTTTTCTTGAAACGTAAAATTGATAAGGACTCTATTGATGAGGCCAATATCAAAACCCTCTATTCAGAAAAATTAATTGGAATTTCGATTCCAACCAAATAA